The DNA segment CCGCGCTGAAGGGCCGGTCCGCCAGCGCCAGCCGCACCGGTACCGGCACCTCCGGGCACGCGAAGGCTTCGGCACGCGGCCGGCCGGCGGCATCCAGCAGCAGCCGCGCGCGCCACCGGCCCCGTGGATGCTCCGCCGCCAGTGCGTCCAGGCAGGCCTGCACGCGGCCTGCATCCCACGAAAACCCGAAATGCGCTGCGGATCCGGCCATGCGCGCCAGGTGCTCCTCCCGGTGGCGAAAGGCCCCATCCTGCAGCGCCAGCGTCTCCAGCACCTCGAAAGGCTGGCTGGCCCGCTCCACGAAGGCCCGCTTGTGGCGCCACTCGTCCCATTCGGCATCCGCCTGCGCATCGGAGGTGATGCCGCTGCCGATGCCGCACTCCGCCGCGCCGCCACGCAGCACCACGGTGCGGATCGGCACGTTGAACGTGGCCGCGATACCGCCCTCTCCGGGCGGGCCGTCGGGCCGAACCACCCCCAGCGCCCCGCAGTACACACCGCGCGGCCCGGCCTCCAGCGCACGGATGGTCCGCATCGCCTGCACCTTCGGCGCGCCCGTGACCGATCCGCAAGGAAACAGCGCGGCGAACACGTCCGCCAGGCCCAGGCCCGGCCGCGTGCGGGCCGTCACGTCCGACGTCATCTGCCACACGGTGGGCAGCGCCTGGGTACGGAACAGCGCCGGCACGGCCACGCTGTGGGGCTCGGCGATGCGCGAGAGATCGTTGCGCAGCAGGTCCACGATCATCACGTTCTCGGCCCGCTCCTTGGGGGCCGTGCGCAGATGTTCCGCCCAGGCCGCGTCCGTCTCGGGGGTGTCGCCCCGCGGTGCCGTGCCCTTCATCGGGCGGGCCAGGATCGATCCGCCCGCCGGGCCCGATCGCCAGTCGAAGAACAGTTCGGGCGACACCGACAGCACCTGCTCGTCTCCGGTATCGATATGCGCGGCATACCCGTCCGGCTGCGCGCGCTGCAGGGCTTCGAACAATGCCGCCGGGCGGCCCTCGAACCGGCCCCTCAGCGGCGCCGTGAAATTGACCTGGTACAGCTCGCCGTCGCGGATGGCCTGCTGGATGCGCCGGAAGGCTCCATCGAAATCCTGGCGGTCCAGACCGCCCCACCCCTCCACCGACGCGGATGCCCTGCCGGCCTCGGCCATCCCGCCCACGTCCACCACTTCGCCTGCCGGCAAGGGAGCGCCATACACGGCGAACCACGCCAGAGGCCCGCCGGCAGGATGCGTCGCGAGCGCCGCATCGAACGCTCCCGCCGCCTCGTAGCGCAGGTAGCCCACGCACCATGCCCCCCGCCGTGCCTCGGCGTCCACCGCTTCGAGCACGGGGCGGACTTCCTGCAGCGAGCGGGCCACCAGCACCTCGCGCGGCTCCGCGAAGGCCAGGCGCAGCCGCGGTGCCGCCGGATCCAGCGGCGTGGAGAAATCGATGCGGGCCGAAGAGATCATGCCGCGCCGATGCGCGGCACCAGGGCGCCTGCAGGCTGCCCTTCCTTGAGCGCCGCGGTGAACGCGAGCATGCGGTCGATGGGCTGGCGCGCCCGGGGAATCAGCGCTGGATCGACGTGGACCGCATTCGCGCCGGTTTCCAGCACGCGCGCCACGTCGGCCAGGCCGTTCATGGCCATCCAGGGGCAGTGCGCGCAGCTCTTGCAGGTGGCGCTGTTGCCGGCCGTGGGCGCCTCGTGGAACACCTTGTCCGGATTGAGCGCACGCAGCTTGTGCATCATCCCGTTGTCCGTCGCCACGATGAACTCGCGTGCGTCCATCTCGCGCGCCGCCTTGAGGATCGCGCTCGTGGAGCCCACCGCATCCGCCAGGGCTACCACCTCGGCCGGGCTCTCCGGATGCACCAGTACCCGGGCGTGCGGATGCTCCCGCTTGAGCATCTCCAGTTCCGCCGCCTTGAACTCGTCGTGCACGATGCACGCGCCGTTCCAGAACAGCATGTCCGCCCCGGTCTCCCGCTGGATATAGGCCCCCAGGTGCCGGTCGGGCGCCCACAGGATCTTGTGGCCGGCGGCGTGCAGCGCGCCCACGATCTCCAGCGCGCAACTGGAGGTGACCAGCCAGTCGGCCCGCGCCTTCACGGCGGCGCTGGTGTTGGCATAGACGACCACGGTGCGGTCCGGATGGGCGTCGCAGAAGGCGCTGAATGCGTCCACCGGGCACCCCAGGTCCAGCGAGCAGGTGGCGTCCAGGTCGGGCATCAGCACGGTCTTCTCGGGCGACAGGATCTTCGCCGTCTCGCCCATGAAGCGCACCCCCGAGACGACCAGCGTCTGCGCGGCATGGTCGCGCCCGAATCGGGCCATCTCCAGCGAATCGCTGACGATGCCGCCGGTTTCCTCCGCCAGGTCCTGCAGGTCGGGGTGCACGTAGTAGTGCGACACCATCACCGCGTTCTTCTCGCGCAGCA comes from the Paracidovorax avenae ATCC 19860 genome and includes:
- a CDS encoding chorismate-binding protein; its protein translation is MISSARIDFSTPLDPAAPRLRLAFAEPREVLVARSLQEVRPVLEAVDAEARRGAWCVGYLRYEAAGAFDAALATHPAGGPLAWFAVYGAPLPAGEVVDVGGMAEAGRASASVEGWGGLDRQDFDGAFRRIQQAIRDGELYQVNFTAPLRGRFEGRPAALFEALQRAQPDGYAAHIDTGDEQVLSVSPELFFDWRSGPAGGSILARPMKGTAPRGDTPETDAAWAEHLRTAPKERAENVMIVDLLRNDLSRIAEPHSVAVPALFRTQALPTVWQMTSDVTARTRPGLGLADVFAALFPCGSVTGAPKVQAMRTIRALEAGPRGVYCGALGVVRPDGPPGEGGIAATFNVPIRTVVLRGGAAECGIGSGITSDAQADAEWDEWRHKRAFVERASQPFEVLETLALQDGAFRHREEHLARMAGSAAHFGFSWDAGRVQACLDALAAEHPRGRWRARLLLDAAGRPRAEAFACPEVPVPVRLALADRPFSAAHGEFVRHKTTRRAHYAAFAPAVPGVFDTVLWNEAAEITEGTFGNIAALLDGRWVTPPLACGLLPGVGRAVALREGRLVEAVVRLEDVPRVRGWAFLNSLRGWLPAELASGS
- the nadA gene encoding quinolinate synthase NadA produces the protein MTTDTLALKPVEYEQPASEGGGACSTRHAWARVPAEPLPAERAALKERIRALLREKNAVMVSHYYVHPDLQDLAEETGGIVSDSLEMARFGRDHAAQTLVVSGVRFMGETAKILSPEKTVLMPDLDATCSLDLGCPVDAFSAFCDAHPDRTVVVYANTSAAVKARADWLVTSSCALEIVGALHAAGHKILWAPDRHLGAYIQRETGADMLFWNGACIVHDEFKAAELEMLKREHPHARVLVHPESPAEVVALADAVGSTSAILKAAREMDAREFIVATDNGMMHKLRALNPDKVFHEAPTAGNSATCKSCAHCPWMAMNGLADVARVLETGANAVHVDPALIPRARQPIDRMLAFTAALKEGQPAGALVPRIGAA